Proteins from a genomic interval of Arachis hypogaea cultivar Tifrunner chromosome 10, arahy.Tifrunner.gnm2.J5K5, whole genome shotgun sequence:
- the LOC112715703 gene encoding ABC transporter G family member 11, with protein MRPRLLFLDEPTSGLDSASAFFVTQTLCALARNEKTMIASIHQPSSEVFELFDHLYLLSGGKTVYFGHAFAEYEFFAQAGFSCPALRNPSDHFLRCINSDFDKVKATLKGSMKLRVLRRLLDFDKKLPSPDALLINRQRDSAVFIGQAGKTYKFRVSNVRLTTSINFRIQGHSLKLIEVEGAHTL; from the exons ATGAGGCCAAGATTGCTCTTCCTTGATGAACCTACAAGTGGACTTGACAG TGCATCAGCTTTCTTTGTGACTCAAACATTATGTGCCTTGGCAAGAAATGAAAAAACCATGATAGCTTCTATTCATCAACCTAGCAGTGAAGTTTTCGAACTATTTGATCACTTGTACTTGCTTTCGGGGGGTAAAACTGTCtattttggccacgcttttgcaGAATATgag TTCTTTGCACAAGCTGGATTTTCATGCCCTGCTTTGAGGAACCCATCAGATCACTTCCTTAGGTGCATCAATTCTGACTTTGACAAAGTCAAGGCCACTCTTAAAGGCTCCATGAAACTCAGG GTACTAAGGAGATTATTGGACTTTGACAAGAAACTTCCTTCTCCTGATGCTCTTCTCATCAATAGGCAAAGAGATTCTGCTGTCTTTATCGGTCAAGCAg GGAAGACTTACAAATTCAGAGTGTCCAATGTTAGGTTAACAACATCAATCAACTTCAGGATTCAAGGCCACTCATTGAAACTGATTGAAGTTGAAGGTGCTCACACGTTATAG